A single window of Nocardia sp. NBC_01327 DNA harbors:
- a CDS encoding bestrophin-like domain codes for MALQLGVLVLFAVVAVVVFVVGDRIRPKSWRHGDDKAAGNMVLDLVNMFFAAIVAFIVVILWQQYDDTHAHTIAEGKALTTVYEAANTLPEPSRSQIQSLTRAYTEEVVGQEWKVMANDSKLSQPTQDTFDSIRAAVSGVQSTDPDVKDLQSKADAALDAAAEARYDRGIDAEYHLPTFLYVALWFGTVMLLIGTVLSGVVVTRRSVIMTGLFGMVIGAVIVAVYQLDRPFAGGNTVSKDAFELALSRFQHITASGASSSGLPR; via the coding sequence ATGGCGTTGCAACTGGGTGTCCTCGTCCTTTTCGCCGTCGTGGCGGTGGTCGTTTTTGTAGTCGGCGATCGCATACGCCCGAAATCGTGGCGGCACGGTGATGACAAGGCCGCCGGCAATATGGTGCTCGATCTGGTCAATATGTTCTTCGCGGCCATCGTGGCCTTCATCGTGGTGATCCTGTGGCAGCAGTACGACGATACGCATGCGCACACCATCGCCGAGGGCAAGGCGCTCACCACCGTCTACGAGGCCGCCAATACTCTGCCCGAGCCCAGTCGCTCGCAGATCCAGTCCCTCACACGCGCTTACACCGAAGAGGTCGTGGGGCAGGAGTGGAAGGTCATGGCCAATGACTCGAAGCTCAGTCAGCCCACCCAGGACACCTTCGACAGTATCCGCGCGGCGGTATCCGGGGTGCAGTCCACCGACCCGGATGTGAAGGACCTGCAGAGCAAGGCGGATGCGGCACTGGACGCGGCCGCTGAAGCCAGGTACGACCGCGGCATCGACGCCGAATACCATTTGCCCACTTTCCTTTACGTGGCGCTCTGGTTCGGCACCGTCATGCTGCTGATCGGCACCGTGCTCTCCGGTGTGGTGGTCACCAGGCGCAGCGTGATCATGACCGGACTGTTCGGAATGGTGATCGGTGCGGTGATCGTGGCCGTCTACCAGCTCGACCGGCCGTTCGCGGGCGGGAACACGGTGTCCAAGGACGCCTTCGAGCTGGCCCTGTCCCGTTTCCAGCACATCACTGCCTCCGGCGCGTCGTCGAGCGGGCTTCCGCGCTGA
- a CDS encoding adenosylcobinamide-GDP ribazoletransferase has protein sequence MKGLRLAVSWLTVLPVRGPDEVDREAAGRAIGWAPVVGLLLGVAAAGVVWGVGAAGGSWLLAGFVAVAGLGLGTRGMHIDGLADTMDGLGSYGAPERAREVMKSGGAGPFGVAALIFVIGIQVVSFAALAESGRWAALVLAVVSGRVAVVLACRRGIEAAPGAGFGALVAGTQSVLIGVLWAGIAVAAAVFSTGNWWDGPVGVIAALGVSVLLVRHCVRRFGGLNGDVLGAALEFTVAITAAILTFGG, from the coding sequence ATGAAGGGGTTGCGGTTGGCGGTTTCGTGGTTGACCGTGTTGCCGGTGCGGGGGCCGGATGAGGTGGATCGGGAGGCTGCGGGGCGGGCTATCGGGTGGGCTCCGGTGGTGGGGTTGCTGCTTGGAGTGGCTGCGGCGGGAGTTGTTTGGGGAGTAGGCGCGGCGGGGGGTTCGTGGCTGCTGGCCGGTTTTGTGGCGGTGGCGGGATTGGGGTTGGGGACGCGGGGGATGCATATCGATGGGCTTGCCGACACCATGGATGGGTTGGGGAGTTATGGGGCGCCGGAGCGGGCGCGGGAGGTTATGAAGAGTGGTGGGGCGGGGCCGTTCGGGGTGGCGGCGCTGATTTTTGTGATCGGGATTCAGGTGGTTTCGTTTGCGGCGCTGGCCGAGTCGGGGCGGTGGGCGGCGCTGGTGCTAGCCGTGGTTTCGGGGCGGGTCGCGGTGGTGCTGGCCTGTCGGCGGGGGATCGAGGCGGCGCCGGGGGCGGGGTTCGGGGCGCTGGTGGCGGGGACGCAGTCGGTGCTCATCGGTGTGTTGTGGGCCGGGATCGCCGTAGCGGCAGCGGTATTCAGCACCGGAAATTGGTGGGACGGACCGGTCGGTGTTATTGCCGCACTCGGCGTATCGGTGCTGCTGGTGCGGCATTGTGTGCGGCGATTCGGCGGGCTCAATGGTGATGTGCTCGGGGCCGCACTGGAATTCACGGTCGCCATAACGGCCGCAATCCTCACTTTTGGCGGCTGA
- the cobT gene encoding nicotinate-nucleotide--dimethylbenzimidazole phosphoribosyltransferase: MSHSAQSTDRPLRTLVLGGARSGKSAFAEQLVVSEAVRYIATAVPDPGDADFAERIAAHRVRRPGNWTIVEHDLLEALAELASVTLVDDLGTWLTARIDAHDAWESPRGTVASDMDALVDIVATYPERLIIVSPEVGFGVIPATRSGRLFRDELGTLNQRLAQLCDEVYLVVAGQAIQVKPDRAIASAAALATSGLGGGAVVDSQVAGGAAVGTAAESSATQPVSNQVPTDIAATADPSVAQAASTSVASAAAGVAVGGVAEAAAAGSAAPATAPDTVTEGAATMGGAAADSADGGVADSTAAAATAVGSTGAPVAPAAGSTAARAAGQSGAANLSKPARIAFGPVNGPDPVVRAAAEARQLQLTKPAGALGRLEQLANWVAACQGVCPPKQFERARIVVFAGDHGVARHGVSAYPSEVTAQMVGNFLSGGAAVNVLARLADATVRVEDIAVDGDTAPEISRHKVRRSSGSIDREDALTDAEVQTALAAGAAIADEEIDSGADLLIAGDMGIGNTTPATVLIAALTDTEPVVAVGRGTGVDDAGWIRKTAAIRDAMWRARPVIKDPVALLRTASGADLAAMAGFLARAAARRTPVILDGVVVTAAALVADQLAVGAREWWIAGHRSSEPSHTIALKRLELEPLVEMNMRLGEGSGAVTALPILRAAIATLSEMATFADAGVSTADAAEPAGA, encoded by the coding sequence GTGTCGCACAGTGCTCAATCAACCGATCGACCGCTTCGGACGCTGGTGCTCGGTGGAGCCCGGTCCGGTAAGTCGGCCTTTGCTGAACAGTTGGTCGTCTCGGAGGCGGTGCGGTATATCGCTACCGCGGTGCCGGATCCCGGCGATGCGGATTTCGCGGAACGTATTGCGGCGCACCGGGTTCGGCGGCCAGGGAACTGGACCATCGTGGAGCACGATCTGCTCGAGGCGCTGGCCGAACTGGCCTCGGTCACCCTGGTGGACGACCTCGGTACCTGGCTGACGGCGCGCATCGACGCCCACGATGCCTGGGAGTCCCCGCGCGGCACCGTCGCATCCGATATGGACGCGCTTGTCGATATCGTCGCGACCTACCCGGAGCGGTTGATCATTGTCAGCCCGGAGGTGGGGTTCGGTGTCATTCCCGCCACACGCTCCGGACGGCTCTTCCGTGACGAGCTCGGCACGCTCAACCAGCGGCTGGCTCAGCTCTGCGATGAGGTGTACCTCGTGGTCGCGGGCCAGGCCATCCAGGTCAAGCCCGACCGTGCGATCGCGTCGGCCGCCGCCCTCGCGACCTCGGGTCTCGGTGGCGGCGCGGTTGTCGACTCGCAGGTAGCGGGTGGCGCTGCTGTCGGCACCGCGGCGGAATCGTCTGCCACACAGCCGGTCTCGAACCAGGTGCCTACCGACATCGCGGCGACGGCTGATCCCTCTGTCGCGCAGGCCGCTTCGACTTCGGTCGCTTCGGCTGCCGCCGGCGTCGCGGTAGGCGGAGTGGCTGAGGCCGCCGCAGCCGGGTCGGCGGCTCCGGCCACCGCGCCGGACACAGTTACGGAGGGTGCCGCCACCATGGGCGGTGCTGCAGCTGATTCGGCGGATGGCGGCGTTGCCGACTCGACCGCTGCGGCCGCAACGGCTGTCGGCTCGACCGGTGCACCCGTGGCCCCCGCTGCGGGCAGTACCGCGGCGCGCGCGGCCGGGCAGTCGGGTGCTGCGAATCTTTCCAAGCCCGCGCGGATTGCGTTCGGTCCGGTCAACGGTCCCGATCCGGTGGTGCGGGCCGCCGCCGAGGCTCGGCAGTTGCAGTTGACCAAGCCCGCGGGGGCGCTGGGGCGGTTGGAGCAGCTGGCCAACTGGGTTGCGGCGTGCCAGGGCGTATGTCCGCCGAAGCAGTTCGAGCGGGCTCGGATTGTGGTGTTCGCGGGCGATCACGGGGTGGCGCGGCACGGGGTGTCGGCGTATCCCAGTGAGGTCACCGCGCAGATGGTGGGGAATTTCCTCAGCGGCGGGGCCGCGGTGAATGTGCTGGCGCGCTTGGCCGATGCCACGGTGCGCGTGGAAGACATTGCGGTGGACGGGGATACGGCTCCGGAGATTTCACGGCACAAGGTGCGGCGCTCCAGCGGATCCATCGATCGCGAGGACGCGCTGACCGACGCCGAGGTGCAGACCGCCCTCGCCGCCGGCGCGGCCATTGCCGATGAGGAAATCGATTCCGGCGCAGACCTTCTCATTGCCGGAGATATGGGAATCGGCAATACCACCCCGGCGACGGTGCTGATCGCCGCGCTCACCGATACCGAGCCGGTGGTCGCCGTCGGCCGTGGCACCGGTGTCGACGATGCCGGCTGGATTCGCAAGACCGCCGCGATCCGCGATGCCATGTGGCGCGCGCGCCCGGTGATCAAGGACCCGGTTGCCCTGCTGCGCACCGCTTCCGGAGCAGACCTGGCCGCGATGGCGGGCTTCCTGGCCCGAGCCGCCGCCCGCCGCACCCCGGTGATCCTCGACGGCGTCGTGGTCACCGCTGCCGCCCTGGTCGCCGATCAGCTGGCCGTCGGCGCGCGCGAATGGTGGATCGCCGGGCACCGCTCCAGCGAACCGTCCCACACCATCGCCCTCAAGCGCCTCGAACTCGAGCCGCTCGTCGAAATGAATATGCGCCTCGGCGAAGGCTCCGGCGCGGTCACCGCCCTCCCCATCCTCCGCGCCGCCATCGCCACCCTCTCCGAAATGGCGACCTTCGCCGACGCCGGCGTCAGCACCGCCGACGCGGCAGAACCCGCCGGTGCCTGA
- a CDS encoding helix-turn-helix domain-containing protein, giving the protein MLSKVAVVLNERLAMFEFGVVCEVFGLDRTGDGLPGFDFKVCGAEPGKPLNTSSPGIQVTPQFALDELLDADLVAIPAFPFHERLLLDTRVVDAVRTASQRGATVLTVCSGAFLAGEAGLLDGRRCTTHWRHVDQLAQRFPLATVDPDVLFVDEGNLITSAGTAAGIDACLHLVRRELGSSVANAIARRMVVPPQRDGGQRQFIERPVVECSIDSLSETLHWMDEHLDLPHTVESLSARTNMSTRTFARRFADETGTTPVKWLTGQRILLAKQLLEDTDLDLESLANRCGFGSGALLRHHFQRMVGIAPVEYRRRFGARVS; this is encoded by the coding sequence ATGCTTTCGAAGGTCGCGGTCGTACTCAACGAGCGGCTCGCCATGTTCGAATTCGGCGTGGTCTGTGAGGTTTTCGGGCTGGATCGGACGGGCGACGGGCTGCCCGGATTCGACTTCAAGGTCTGCGGGGCAGAGCCGGGGAAGCCGCTGAACACCAGCTCACCGGGTATTCAGGTGACGCCGCAGTTCGCTTTGGACGAACTGCTGGACGCGGATCTGGTGGCGATTCCGGCCTTTCCGTTCCATGAGCGGCTATTGCTCGATACGCGCGTGGTGGACGCGGTCCGTACCGCCTCGCAGCGCGGTGCGACCGTCCTGACGGTCTGCTCGGGGGCGTTCTTGGCGGGGGAGGCCGGACTGCTCGACGGGCGGCGGTGCACCACGCATTGGCGGCATGTGGATCAACTGGCGCAACGGTTTCCGCTGGCCACCGTCGATCCAGATGTGCTGTTCGTGGACGAGGGCAATCTGATCACCAGTGCCGGCACCGCCGCCGGGATCGACGCCTGTCTGCATCTGGTGCGGCGGGAGCTGGGCAGTTCGGTGGCCAATGCCATTGCGCGGCGCATGGTGGTGCCGCCGCAGCGGGACGGCGGACAGCGGCAGTTCATCGAGCGTCCGGTGGTCGAATGCAGTATCGACAGCCTCAGCGAGACGCTGCACTGGATGGATGAGCATCTCGACCTGCCGCACACCGTCGAATCGCTCTCGGCCCGCACCAATATGTCCACCCGCACCTTCGCCCGCCGCTTTGCCGACGAAACCGGCACCACCCCGGTGAAATGGCTGACCGGGCAGCGGATTCTGCTCGCCAAACAACTCCTCGAAGACACCGACCTGGATCTGGAATCCCTCGCGAACCGCTGCGGATTCGGCTCCGGGGCCCTGCTGCGCCACCACTTCCAGCGGATGGTCGGCATCGCCCCGGTCGAATACCGCCGCAGATTCGGCGCCCGCGTCTCGTAG
- a CDS encoding DUF3043 domain-containing protein, translated as MKFLRRGDSNPTSDTSAVDAGAAATVADRSPTAAKGRPTPKRREAEARRRGPVAPAPLTSKEARARRKSLRGTRAERKVDSAERKATVQDRRARMLAGEEQFLLPRDKGPVKGYVRDIVDARRNLLGLFMPLALVLILSMILSPALQAIVTLAMLVMMLFMIIEGVILGRIVNKRVLERFPDSTDSKFSLGWYAFVRASQIRRMRAPKPRVTAGDSI; from the coding sequence GTGAAGTTCCTGCGCCGTGGCGATTCCAACCCCACCTCCGACACCTCTGCCGTCGATGCCGGTGCCGCGGCGACGGTCGCGGACCGGTCACCCACCGCCGCCAAAGGGCGGCCCACGCCCAAGCGGCGCGAGGCCGAGGCCCGCCGTCGCGGGCCGGTCGCACCGGCGCCCCTGACCTCGAAGGAGGCCCGCGCCCGGCGTAAGTCGCTGCGCGGTACCCGGGCGGAGCGCAAGGTGGACTCGGCCGAGCGCAAGGCCACCGTGCAGGATCGGCGCGCCCGCATGCTCGCCGGCGAGGAGCAGTTCCTGCTGCCGCGCGACAAGGGTCCGGTGAAGGGGTATGTGCGCGATATCGTCGATGCGCGCCGCAATCTGCTGGGTTTGTTCATGCCCCTTGCGCTCGTGTTGATCCTGAGCATGATCCTGTCGCCGGCGCTGCAGGCGATCGTCACGCTCGCCATGCTGGTGATGATGCTGTTCATGATCATCGAAGGTGTGATTCTGGGGCGCATCGTGAACAAGCGGGTGCTGGAGCGGTTCCCGGATTCGACGGATTCGAAGTTCTCGCTGGGCTGGTACGCCTTTGTGCGCGCGTCGCAGATTCGGCGGATGCGGGCGCCGAAGCCGCGGGTCACTGCGGGCGACAGCATCTGA
- a CDS encoding HesB/IscA family protein, whose translation MTVQNETTTHGATLTDAAALKAKALLDQEGRDDLALRIAVQPGGCAGLRYQLFFDDRSLDGDLVVEFGGVKLAVDRMSAPYIQGASIDFVDTIEKQGFTIDNPNATGSCACGDSFN comes from the coding sequence ATGACTGTGCAGAACGAGACCACCACTCATGGTGCGACTCTGACGGACGCCGCCGCCCTCAAGGCGAAGGCGCTGCTGGATCAGGAGGGCCGCGACGACCTGGCGCTGCGGATCGCTGTACAGCCGGGTGGTTGTGCCGGCCTGCGCTACCAGCTCTTCTTCGACGATCGCTCGCTCGACGGTGACCTGGTTGTCGAGTTCGGCGGCGTCAAGCTCGCCGTCGACCGCATGAGCGCCCCCTACATCCAGGGCGCCTCGATCGATTTCGTCGACACCATCGAGAAGCAGGGCTTCACCATCGACAACCCCAACGCCACCGGCTCCTGCGCCTGCGGCGACAGCTTCAACTGA
- a CDS encoding carbohydrate kinase family protein, with the protein MTIAVSASIATDHLMRFPGKFSDVLLADKLEHVSLSFLVDDLVIRRGGVAGNIAYAMGLLGQTPLLVGAVGPDFAEYRQWLESHGVDCSAVRISTEAHTARFVCTTDETMAQIASFYPGAMSEAREISIGALASDRELALVLVGANDPDAMVLHTEQCREAGIPFAADPSQQLARLDGEQALSLIDGAAYLFTNEYEWSLLLQKTGLTEAEIAERVGIRVTTLGSKGAKIVDRDGTELHVDVVPDNAKVDPTGVGDGFRAGFLTGHSAGLSLERSAQLGSLIAVLILETTGTQEWTLDHDVALKRLREAYGPEAASEIESILR; encoded by the coding sequence GTGACCATCGCCGTGTCCGCCTCCATCGCGACCGACCACCTCATGCGCTTCCCGGGAAAATTCTCCGATGTCCTGCTGGCGGACAAGCTCGAGCACGTTTCCCTCAGCTTCCTCGTCGACGATCTGGTCATCCGCCGCGGCGGCGTGGCCGGCAATATCGCCTACGCCATGGGCCTGCTCGGCCAGACCCCGCTGCTCGTCGGCGCGGTAGGCCCCGACTTCGCCGAATACCGGCAGTGGCTCGAATCCCATGGCGTGGACTGCTCCGCCGTCCGCATCTCCACCGAGGCGCACACCGCGCGTTTCGTCTGCACCACCGACGAGACCATGGCGCAGATCGCGTCCTTCTACCCCGGCGCCATGAGCGAGGCCCGCGAAATCTCCATCGGCGCACTGGCTTCCGATCGTGAGCTGGCGCTGGTGCTCGTGGGCGCCAATGATCCCGATGCCATGGTGCTGCACACCGAGCAGTGCCGCGAAGCCGGAATCCCGTTCGCCGCAGACCCTTCGCAGCAGCTGGCCCGCCTGGACGGCGAGCAGGCACTGTCGCTGATCGACGGCGCCGCGTACCTGTTCACCAATGAGTACGAGTGGAGCCTGCTGCTGCAGAAGACCGGGCTCACCGAGGCCGAAATCGCTGAGCGCGTGGGCATTCGGGTCACCACCCTCGGCTCCAAGGGCGCGAAGATCGTCGACCGCGACGGCACCGAGTTGCATGTCGACGTGGTGCCGGACAATGCCAAGGTCGATCCGACCGGTGTCGGCGACGGCTTCCGCGCGGGCTTCCTCACCGGGCATTCGGCGGGCCTGTCGCTGGAGCGTTCGGCCCAACTCGGTTCGCTCATCGCCGTTCTCATCCTGGAGACCACCGGTACCCAGGAGTGGACCCTCGACCACGACGTCGCTCTCAAGCGTCTGCGCGAAGCCTACGGCCCCGAAGCCGCTTCCGAGATCGAGTCGATTCTCCGCTGA
- a CDS encoding homoserine O-acetyltransferase/O-succinyltransferase family protein, with the protein MVVRVGIVDLISTRPDSMTRRVFLEAVHGGAGQLTGDEYRVETTVFGIDPRGSVDDVDWPALTAMDALIVSGSEPTGTAISAEPCLTIISRILTECAAATSVLFSCQSAHAALHLLHGIDRHRLPRRQHGVFAHTIPLEVAAAGRNRRADLVADANAFTAGLSRTAVLPDSPGLAGAPGPARLADDAGFALTSDLAAAAGPSDDPGLAGDADRSLTTGLAGAVPFPHSRWNAMTSADLRAAGVPLLLDSAEAEWHLATSPDGLHHIFVQGHPEYLCDTMAREYRRDLRRWIADPSLPFPDIPQNYFPTETHRQLLDHAAQVRTHRDPALLDELPLPATFDDVAHSWAPHAQQFFANWIHAIHARCTTGALVPAF; encoded by the coding sequence ATGGTGGTACGGGTCGGCATTGTGGATCTCATTTCGACCCGGCCGGACAGCATGACGCGAAGAGTGTTCCTGGAAGCGGTGCACGGGGGCGCCGGCCAATTGACCGGTGACGAGTACCGGGTCGAGACAACCGTTTTCGGCATCGATCCGAGGGGATCCGTCGACGACGTCGATTGGCCCGCACTGACCGCGATGGATGCCCTGATCGTCAGCGGCAGCGAACCCACCGGAACCGCGATCAGCGCCGAACCGTGCCTGACGATCATCTCCCGCATTCTCACCGAATGCGCGGCCGCGACCTCGGTGCTGTTCTCCTGCCAATCAGCCCACGCCGCACTGCATTTGCTCCACGGCATCGACCGCCACCGCCTCCCCCGCCGACAGCACGGCGTCTTCGCGCACACGATTCCGCTCGAAGTCGCTGCTGCTGGCAGAAACCGGCGGGCTGACCTCGTAGCGGATGCCAACGCGTTCACCGCAGGTCTCTCACGCACCGCGGTTCTTCCCGACAGTCCGGGTCTAGCGGGCGCCCCGGGTCCAGCGCGTCTCGCAGACGATGCAGGTTTCGCGCTGACCTCAGATCTCGCGGCCGCCGCAGGCCCCTCCGACGATCCAGGTCTTGCGGGTGATGCAGACCGTTCACTGACCACCGGCCTCGCGGGCGCGGTGCCGTTCCCCCACTCCCGCTGGAACGCAATGACTTCCGCCGACCTCCGCGCAGCAGGCGTCCCCCTGCTCCTGGATTCCGCCGAAGCCGAATGGCACCTGGCCACCTCCCCCGACGGCCTGCACCACATCTTCGTCCAGGGCCACCCCGAGTACCTCTGCGACACCATGGCCCGCGAATACCGCCGCGACCTCCGCCGCTGGATCGCCGACCCCTCCCTCCCCTTCCCCGACATCCCCCAGAACTACTTCCCCACCGAAACCCACCGCCAACTCCTCGACCACGCCGCCCAGGTCCGCACCCACCGAGACCCTGCCCTCCTGGACGAATTACCGCTCCCCGCAACCTTCGACGACGTGGCACACAGCTGGGCACCCCACGCGCAGCAGTTCTTCGCCAACTGGATTCACGCCATCCACGCCCGCTGCACGACCGGCGCTCTGGTGCCCGCTTTCTGA
- a CDS encoding SRPBCC family protein yields MYEISAETVIRGDLAVVWATATDVEGRPVWDPHEQTARLDGAFAPGTTGWSKPRGGPGVNWLITTVEPLCRWGSQSRVPGGKLVGENRFEDLGQGQIRCHKTVRVIGPFAVLFRLYFGKRIRRDFFKTWSALELEAARRADLVA; encoded by the coding sequence ATGTACGAGATTTCGGCCGAGACGGTCATTCGCGGGGATCTGGCGGTCGTGTGGGCGACCGCCACGGACGTGGAAGGGCGTCCAGTGTGGGATCCGCACGAGCAGACGGCCCGGCTGGACGGCGCCTTCGCGCCGGGGACCACCGGATGGTCCAAGCCGCGCGGCGGACCCGGCGTCAACTGGTTGATCACGACGGTCGAGCCGCTGTGCCGATGGGGTTCGCAGAGCCGGGTGCCGGGCGGAAAACTGGTCGGCGAGAACAGATTCGAAGATCTCGGTCAGGGGCAAATTCGTTGCCACAAGACCGTGCGAGTCATAGGCCCGTTCGCCGTGCTGTTCAGGCTGTATTTCGGTAAGCGGATCCGCCGGGACTTCTTCAAGACGTGGTCTGCGCTCGAACTGGAAGCGGCCCGCCGAGCCGACCTCGTCGCCTGA
- a CDS encoding MBL fold metallo-hydrolase — protein sequence MGSDRLYFRQLLAGRDWAVGDPIATQMRNFAYLIGDRESGECVVVDPAYAASDLVDIAEGDGMRLTGVLATHHHPDHVGGTMLGFTLSGVKELLEKTDVAVHVNNEELPWVANVTGIAPSELTGHAHGDKVKVGGFEIELLHTPGHTPGSQCFLFEDRLIAGDTLFVDGCGRTDFPGGNSDDMFRSLRSLAALQGNPVVYPGHWYSEEPSADLSTIVQKNYVMRPQTLDEWQMFMPG from the coding sequence ATGGGCTCGGACCGTTTGTATTTTCGTCAGCTGCTCGCGGGGCGCGACTGGGCCGTCGGTGACCCGATCGCCACGCAGATGCGGAACTTCGCCTACCTGATCGGGGATCGGGAGAGCGGGGAGTGCGTGGTCGTTGACCCCGCGTACGCCGCCTCGGATCTGGTGGATATCGCCGAGGGCGACGGGATGCGGCTGACCGGCGTGCTGGCCACGCACCACCATCCGGATCATGTCGGCGGCACCATGCTCGGGTTCACCCTGAGCGGTGTCAAGGAGCTGCTCGAAAAGACCGATGTGGCAGTGCACGTCAATAACGAAGAGCTGCCGTGGGTCGCGAATGTCACCGGCATCGCGCCCAGCGAGCTGACCGGACACGCGCACGGCGACAAGGTAAAGGTCGGCGGCTTCGAGATCGAACTGCTGCACACCCCCGGACATACGCCGGGCAGCCAGTGCTTCCTGTTCGAGGACAGGCTGATCGCAGGCGACACCTTGTTCGTCGACGGCTGCGGCCGCACCGATTTCCCCGGCGGCAACTCCGACGATATGTTCCGCAGCCTGCGCTCTCTCGCTGCGCTGCAAGGCAATCCAGTCGTCTACCCCGGCCACTGGTACTCGGAAGAGCCCAGCGCAGACCTGTCCACGATCGTGCAGAAGAACTACGTCATGCGCCCGCAGACGCTCGATGAGTGGCAGATGTTCATGCCGGGCTGA